Genomic DNA from Acidobacteriota bacterium:
TCGGCCGTTATGCCGTCTTGAAAATCGATATGACGCTACTCGCCTTTCTTCTCCTCAGCTTCGCCGCCCAGTCCGGGCAGCCCGTGGAGCCGACCGAGGATCACCGCTCCCGGCAGGAACTTGAAAAGACCCTGCAGATTATTGCGCAACGTGACTATCCAGAGCACGACCTCAGGCGCTTTCTCTTCGTTTCGGTGGCTCGCCAGCGCATGTATCTGGTGGAAGAGGGCCGCGTGAGGCGCACTTTTACCGTTTCCACCTCCAAGAACGGAGTGGGCAACCTGAAGGGCAGCGAAAAGACTCCGCCGGGGCTGCATGAAGTCTGCGCCAAGCACGGCGACGACGTTCCCCTGGGTGGAATCTTCAAGGGACGCGTTTACACCGGCGAGCAGGCCGAAATCCTGCAGGACGGCACCGACCTCGACAGCGACGACGTCACCACCCGGGTGCTGCGTCTGTGCGGCCGCGAGCCGGGACGCAACAAGGGAGGCCGCGTCGACACCTTTCAGCGCATGGTTTACATCCACGGCACCCCCGAAGAGGGCCTGCTTGGACGTCCCGCTTCGGACGGTTGCGTGCGCATGAAGAACAGCGAGGTCATCAAACTCTACGAGATGGTCGAAGTGGGCATCCCCGTACTCATTCTCGAACTGTAACCCTTGTGAATTGGGGATTGGTCGTTGGAAGCCCGACCGCAGGTCGCAAGAGGTCGCCATGAATGTCACTATTCTCGGATCCGGTACCGCCATCCCTCATCCCCGGAGAGCTTCTCCCGGTTTCGTCATCGAGCATGAAGGCTTGGTGCTGGTCGACCCCAGTTCCGGCTCCTTGCACCGCCTGGCGCGCAGCGGACTCGACTTCCGCCACATCCGCAGCGTGATCTTTTCCCACTACCATCCCGACCACACCGGCGATCTGCTGCCTCTGCTCTTTGCCTGCTACATCGACCAGGACGCGCCCCAACGGCTGCTCCTGCTGGGACCGCCCGGACT
This window encodes:
- a CDS encoding L,D-transpeptidase → MTLLAFLLLSFAAQSGQPVEPTEDHRSRQELEKTLQIIAQRDYPEHDLRRFLFVSVARQRMYLVEEGRVRRTFTVSTSKNGVGNLKGSEKTPPGLHEVCAKHGDDVPLGGIFKGRVYTGEQAEILQDGTDLDSDDVTTRVLRLCGREPGRNKGGRVDTFQRMVYIHGTPEEGLLGRPASDGCVRMKNSEVIKLYEMVEVGIPVLILEL